One stretch of Hydrogenovibrio kuenenii DSM 12350 DNA includes these proteins:
- a CDS encoding TfoX/Sxy family protein, with protein sequence MAKRDDFVDHIVDSLQFFCPAIAKPMFGGYGIYCGDLMFAIIIKGDLYVKVDDETRSLFEEKGLEKFSYLRQGKTCHLSYYTVPEEVIDDLDTLCYWAGLGYEAALRANK encoded by the coding sequence ATGGCTAAACGTGATGACTTTGTTGACCATATCGTCGATAGCCTGCAATTCTTTTGCCCTGCAATAGCAAAGCCCATGTTTGGTGGCTACGGTATTTATTGCGGCGATTTGATGTTTGCAATTATCATCAAAGGCGACTTGTACGTTAAAGTCGATGATGAAACCCGTTCGCTATTTGAAGAAAAAGGATTGGAGAAATTTTCTTACCTCCGCCAGGGTAAGACCTGCCACTTATCCTACTATACGGTTCCCGAAGAAGTGATTGATGACCTCGACACCTTGTGTTATTGGGCAGGGTTGGGTTATGAGGCGGCACTTAGGGCGAACAAATAG
- a CDS encoding M23 family metallopeptidase gives MDVVVPYIFALYPLLLAAAAIFCMYKANSHYWENWISFLLATSSVILFVYLTSPWVFISYYLRYLILVAFAVVVVYSYFKMILGISKVEEDDRTTKAVSVVSVVVFLVFIALNTFAIMSRYPSDNSVNVAFPFKSGSYYVLQSGNNFVTNPFHAMEDSNQATDIVKLNAFGNRALGISPSQLDSYAIFGDVIYSPCDGEVLLTRDDLPDNLPGDTDTVQPKGNYVLMKCNNTELLLVHLKQDSVKVNIGEMVDTGQALAEVGNSGNTIEPHLHISAMQDNKPVELVFDAQAVSINTIIKVSDK, from the coding sequence ATGGATGTTGTTGTTCCCTATATATTTGCTCTATATCCTTTGCTGTTGGCGGCAGCTGCAATTTTTTGCATGTATAAAGCAAACAGCCACTATTGGGAAAATTGGATTTCTTTTTTACTGGCAACGAGTAGTGTCATTCTCTTTGTTTATCTGACCAGTCCTTGGGTGTTCATTAGCTATTATTTGCGTTACCTGATACTTGTGGCGTTTGCAGTGGTTGTTGTCTATTCGTATTTTAAAATGATACTTGGTATTTCTAAAGTTGAAGAAGATGACAGAACGACTAAGGCAGTTTCTGTGGTTTCCGTAGTCGTTTTTCTGGTGTTCATTGCGCTGAATACCTTTGCGATTATGTCTCGGTATCCTTCTGATAACAGTGTGAACGTGGCTTTTCCATTTAAGTCGGGGAGTTATTATGTGCTTCAAAGCGGAAATAATTTTGTGACCAATCCTTTCCATGCAATGGAAGATAGCAATCAAGCAACGGATATTGTTAAGTTAAACGCTTTTGGTAATAGAGCGTTAGGCATCAGTCCTAGTCAGTTAGACTCTTATGCGATTTTTGGTGACGTGATTTACAGTCCATGTGATGGTGAAGTTCTGTTAACGCGTGATGACTTGCCTGATAACTTACCAGGGGATACAGACACTGTACAGCCAAAAGGTAATTATGTACTCATGAAATGTAACAACACAGAATTGCTTTTGGTACATTTAAAGCAAGACAGTGTTAAGGTCAACATTGGAGAAATGGTAGACACTGGACAAGCTTTGGCCGAAGTTGGAAATTCCGGTAATACGATTGAACCACATTTACATATAAGCGCAATGCAAGACAATAAACCTGTTGAATTGGTTTTTGATGCTCAGGCTGTAAGCATCAATACGATTATAAAAGTTTCAGATAAGTAG
- a CDS encoding YeiH family protein has protein sequence MLAIAAQRGHVLNGILLVALFAIAAHTIAQTGFITHLGLSPLIVGILLGAIYGNTLHQHIPQEWHAGIHFSARKILRLAIVLYGFAITLQEIASIGWQGILLATTVVTTILTVGYFIGTKILKMEPETALLTSAGSGICGAAAVLAMEPVTKAQGHQTAVAVATVVVFGTLSMFLYPVLDGLHLFQLGDEAKGLYFGSTIHEVAQVVGASSILPSDAQDYAVIEKMTRVLMIVPAILVVGWLMSRKKSTSQTGGSSLVSSIPWFAVGFLAVAAFNSLNLLPHEMVSSIHELDTFLLTMAMVALGMETQVSKMKQVGSSAFILAGILFFILLIGGYFLVKVLAI, from the coding sequence ATGTTAGCTATTGCAGCCCAAAGGGGACATGTCTTAAACGGCATTTTACTGGTCGCATTGTTTGCGATTGCAGCCCACACCATTGCCCAAACCGGATTCATCACGCATTTGGGCTTAAGTCCGTTGATTGTCGGCATTCTACTCGGTGCCATCTACGGCAATACGTTACACCAACACATTCCACAGGAGTGGCATGCGGGGATTCATTTCTCGGCACGCAAAATCCTGCGCTTGGCGATTGTACTCTATGGTTTTGCCATTACCTTGCAAGAAATCGCTTCTATCGGCTGGCAAGGTATTTTATTGGCGACAACAGTGGTGACGACGATTTTGACTGTCGGTTATTTTATCGGGACTAAAATCCTGAAAATGGAACCTGAAACCGCATTACTGACTTCTGCGGGCAGCGGTATTTGTGGTGCGGCTGCTGTATTGGCGATGGAGCCTGTTACCAAAGCACAAGGCCATCAAACCGCAGTTGCAGTTGCAACGGTTGTGGTATTTGGAACTCTGTCGATGTTTTTGTATCCAGTATTGGATGGTTTGCACCTATTCCAATTGGGCGATGAAGCTAAAGGGTTGTATTTCGGTAGCACGATTCATGAAGTGGCTCAGGTGGTCGGTGCATCCAGCATTTTACCGAGCGATGCGCAAGACTATGCCGTTATCGAGAAAATGACACGCGTTTTGATGATCGTGCCAGCCATCTTGGTGGTCGGTTGGTTAATGTCTCGCAAAAAATCAACAAGCCAGACTGGCGGCTCTTCGTTGGTGTCATCCATTCCTTGGTTTGCCGTCGGATTCTTGGCGGTAGCGGCATTTAACTCGCTAAATCTATTGCCACACGAGATGGTGTCATCCATCCATGAATTAGATACCTTTCTGTTAACCATGGCAATGGTGGCACTGGGTATGGAAACGCAAGTAAGTAAAATGAAACAGGTTGGTTCAAGCGCTTTTATTTTGGCGGGTATCTTGTTTTTCATTCTATTGATTGGTGGTTATTTTCTAGTGAAGGTTTTAGCCATCTAA
- a CDS encoding DNA alkylation repair protein yields MSAKEIINQLEALGDPDIAEHSQRFFKTGKGQYGEGDVFIGIRVPVLRKQVKQFLSVDLKDVTQLLESPIHEVRLFALLLLAERYKKAGATEQEAIFNLYKAHTLRVNNWDLVDSSAPYIVGAYLQQKDKSLLYEWVVSSSLWERRIAIVATFHFIRNNQFDDTLKLSEMLLQDKEDLMHKAVGWMLREVGKRDESTLKTFLKQHYQVMPRTMLRYAIEKFPETERKSYLQGLI; encoded by the coding sequence ATGAGCGCCAAAGAAATTATTAACCAGCTTGAAGCACTTGGTGATCCTGACATTGCCGAGCATTCGCAGCGCTTTTTCAAAACGGGAAAAGGGCAGTATGGCGAAGGGGATGTGTTTATCGGTATTCGTGTGCCGGTATTGCGTAAGCAGGTGAAGCAATTCTTGTCTGTTGATTTGAAAGACGTCACACAGCTTTTAGAGTCGCCCATTCATGAAGTCCGTTTGTTTGCGTTATTGTTGTTGGCGGAACGTTATAAAAAAGCGGGTGCAACGGAACAAGAAGCTATTTTTAACCTCTACAAAGCGCATACCTTGCGGGTGAATAATTGGGATTTGGTCGATAGTTCTGCACCTTATATCGTGGGCGCTTATCTTCAGCAAAAAGACAAAAGTTTATTGTATGAGTGGGTTGTCTCTTCAAGCCTATGGGAAAGGCGCATTGCCATCGTTGCGACGTTTCATTTTATTCGCAATAATCAATTTGACGACACACTAAAACTCTCTGAAATGCTTCTGCAAGATAAAGAAGACCTGATGCATAAAGCGGTGGGTTGGATGCTCAGAGAAGTGGGGAAACGTGACGAATCCACACTTAAAACCTTCTTGAAACAGCACTATCAGGTGATGCCGAGAACCATGCTGCGTTATGCTATTGAAAAATTTCCGGAAACCGAGCGAAAAAGTTACCTGCAAGGTTTGATTTAA
- a CDS encoding GNAT family N-acetyltransferase yields MNATESLTQQLLSQIEIKSFSTIDQIPADQWNALAPNQYPFILHEYLNALETHECVGEKYGWIPCHIGVFHQDQLIAALPLYEKYNNYGEFVFDQAWESAWKQVGLDYYPKLVSAMPYTPARGPRFLTTENHPHIDNAQQQMLLLNAIKSLCNEYQLSGAHILFADAKQQSWLESLPEENNLLFRHDTQFHWFNQDYETFDDFLAKLTSKKRKNIKQERRALKESGITFRILDGHTATKTDWANFSYFYDKTFIEKWSTPTLNKDFFIEVAQKLPDSIVLVLADLDDQCIAGALMFRSEDTLYGRHWGAIKDVKHLHFETCFYQGIEYAIQQGIKIFEPGAGGEHKIARGFIPVPIHSTHWLRVNPFEEGIDHFIEQEKAAVNGYMDECEDMSPYKVPVKNLS; encoded by the coding sequence ATGAACGCAACCGAATCACTTACTCAACAACTGCTATCGCAGATTGAAATCAAATCCTTTTCGACTATTGATCAAATCCCTGCCGATCAATGGAATGCTCTGGCGCCGAATCAATACCCGTTCATTCTCCACGAATACCTTAATGCCCTAGAAACCCATGAGTGTGTCGGTGAAAAATACGGTTGGATTCCTTGTCATATTGGTGTTTTTCATCAAGACCAACTCATTGCCGCTTTGCCTCTGTACGAAAAGTACAACAACTATGGCGAGTTTGTTTTTGACCAAGCTTGGGAAAGTGCCTGGAAACAAGTGGGATTGGATTATTACCCAAAACTGGTTAGTGCTATGCCGTACACACCAGCAAGAGGCCCGCGCTTTTTAACCACAGAAAATCACCCACATATTGATAACGCACAACAACAAATGCTATTGCTCAATGCCATAAAATCTCTGTGCAATGAATACCAACTGAGCGGCGCACATATTTTGTTTGCCGATGCTAAGCAACAAAGCTGGCTGGAATCTTTACCAGAAGAAAACAACCTGCTTTTCCGTCACGACACTCAATTTCATTGGTTCAATCAAGACTATGAAACTTTTGATGATTTCTTAGCAAAACTCACGAGCAAAAAACGAAAAAACATCAAGCAAGAGCGTCGCGCACTAAAAGAGTCAGGCATTACCTTCCGAATATTAGATGGCCACACCGCAACAAAAACGGACTGGGCAAATTTCAGCTACTTCTACGACAAAACCTTTATCGAGAAATGGAGCACCCCCACGCTCAATAAAGACTTCTTTATCGAAGTCGCACAAAAGCTACCTGACAGCATCGTACTGGTGTTGGCTGACCTTGACGATCAATGTATTGCAGGCGCACTCATGTTTCGCTCTGAAGACACACTTTACGGTCGTCACTGGGGCGCGATTAAAGACGTGAAACACCTACACTTTGAAACCTGTTTTTATCAAGGCATTGAATACGCCATACAACAAGGCATTAAAATCTTTGAGCCAGGTGCAGGGGGCGAACACAAAATCGCACGCGGGTTTATCCCCGTACCCATACATTCAACACACTGGCTAAGGGTTAATCCGTTTGAAGAAGGTATCGATCATTTTATCGAACAAGAAAAGGCAGCCGTCAACGGCTATATGGATGAATGTGAAGATATGAGTCCTTATAAAGTCCCTGTAAAGAACCTATCATAA
- the glk gene encoding glucokinase translates to MGKLLAVDVGATKVLVSAFDAETDDTLAEKRYLSSDFISLSKLILTFQDEFSLPHFDAACLGLAGPVSARQVHLTNLPWIVDADALAQDCYIDHVEIMNDFTAAALGINELSEEDILCLQTGDYDAEGNRLIVGAGTGLGIAPIKNCDGEFIPQGSEGGHMDFAPTDDIQLKLLNWLHKKWTHVSYERILSGEGIEILYSFFNAENHGHSHHNLTPICSAEQVHQFAMDGEPIAQKTLNTFVEVYGAYIGNVSLLWQAKAGVYIAGGIGPKIRDWMQQSRFIESMAAKGRMSNLIREIPVYLVVNDQIGLLGMKYLAKKRYTMLNQKNI, encoded by the coding sequence ATGGGCAAGTTGCTTGCTGTCGATGTTGGTGCAACCAAGGTTTTAGTGTCTGCATTTGATGCCGAAACGGATGATACGCTCGCGGAAAAACGTTATCTCAGCTCAGACTTTATTTCCCTTTCTAAACTCATTCTAACGTTTCAAGACGAATTCTCTTTACCCCATTTTGATGCAGCTTGTTTAGGTTTGGCTGGCCCTGTTTCTGCAAGGCAAGTACACCTGACGAACCTACCTTGGATAGTTGATGCCGATGCATTGGCTCAAGACTGTTATATTGATCATGTTGAAATAATGAATGACTTTACGGCAGCGGCACTGGGCATTAATGAACTGTCTGAAGAAGATATTTTATGTTTGCAAACAGGTGACTATGATGCCGAGGGGAATCGCTTGATTGTTGGTGCGGGAACTGGTCTCGGTATTGCGCCAATTAAAAACTGTGATGGTGAGTTTATTCCTCAAGGATCAGAGGGCGGGCACATGGATTTTGCACCCACAGATGACATCCAGTTGAAGTTATTAAATTGGTTGCATAAAAAATGGACGCATGTGTCATATGAGCGTATTCTATCTGGTGAAGGGATTGAGATTCTTTATTCCTTTTTCAACGCTGAAAACCATGGTCATAGTCACCATAATCTCACCCCCATTTGTTCTGCTGAACAAGTACATCAGTTTGCAATGGATGGAGAGCCTATAGCACAAAAAACACTTAATACCTTTGTCGAAGTTTATGGCGCTTATATTGGTAATGTCTCATTATTGTGGCAAGCCAAGGCAGGTGTTTATATTGCCGGCGGCATAGGGCCTAAAATAAGAGACTGGATGCAGCAATCTCGTTTTATAGAAAGCATGGCCGCAAAAGGTCGTATGTCGAATTTGATTAGAGAAATCCCCGTTTATCTGGTAGTAAATGATCAAATCGGCCTCTTAGGAATGAAGTATTTGGCCAAAAAAAGATACACCATGCTTAATCAAAAAAATATATAG
- a CDS encoding DUF4156 domain-containing protein, which produces MKNKLLFSVAIATAMSLSACTWVKPTAGGENVVLVKDYNVKDCKKLGSTTTNVADKIGIIKRDPETIQKELATLAKNTAAKMGGDSIVATSPLQDGTMTFAIYKCKP; this is translated from the coding sequence ATGAAGAATAAATTGTTGTTTTCTGTCGCTATTGCGACAGCGATGTCGCTTTCTGCGTGTACTTGGGTAAAGCCGACAGCAGGTGGTGAGAATGTGGTTCTGGTCAAGGACTACAATGTGAAAGATTGTAAAAAGCTTGGTTCAACCACGACCAATGTGGCTGATAAGATCGGTATTATCAAACGTGATCCTGAAACCATTCAGAAGGAGTTAGCGACGTTGGCGAAGAATACTGCTGCGAAAATGGGGGGAGACTCTATTGTGGCGACTAGCCCATTGCAGGATGGAACCATGACTTTCGCAATCTATAAGTGTAAGCCATAG
- a CDS encoding LysR substrate-binding domain-containing protein — translation MIKASYLLTFAKVAELKNISLAAEALHRSQPAVSGQLKSLQESFTHPLYERKGMGIELTELGKSLLPYAQRQAKLLIDAETFRLQMEYDQVVTLKVGASTTIANYALPTLIARFHKAYPMIKVDVLVGNTQKILNNLTSLDAAFVEGRVHGIKNTGYFPTAWKQDELILIMPERHPLAEIEEITLASVYEYPLIMREQGSGTREMIELAFKQRLDLEIEPVIELYSTESIKEAVRVGLGIALVSKLAVETLPPTIRWRSLAEDDRIIRPLSMLLPDLGHNTHWIRAFIG, via the coding sequence ATGATTAAGGCCAGCTATCTACTTACCTTTGCCAAAGTTGCCGAGTTGAAAAACATATCACTGGCAGCAGAAGCGCTACACCGCTCCCAACCTGCGGTTTCTGGGCAACTGAAGTCCTTGCAAGAATCATTTACTCATCCCTTATACGAACGAAAAGGGATGGGCATCGAGTTAACCGAGTTGGGGAAATCGCTATTGCCCTATGCACAACGGCAAGCCAAATTGTTGATTGATGCCGAGACCTTTCGGCTACAAATGGAATACGATCAAGTGGTGACGCTTAAGGTCGGCGCTTCAACCACGATTGCTAACTATGCTTTACCTACGCTCATCGCGAGGTTTCACAAAGCCTACCCGATGATTAAAGTCGATGTATTGGTGGGTAACACACAAAAGATTCTCAATAACTTGACCTCGCTTGATGCAGCTTTTGTAGAAGGGCGTGTGCATGGCATCAAAAACACCGGCTACTTTCCAACGGCCTGGAAGCAGGATGAGCTGATTTTGATTATGCCTGAAAGGCATCCATTGGCAGAGATTGAAGAAATTACCTTAGCGTCGGTTTATGAATATCCATTGATTATGCGCGAGCAAGGCTCCGGTACACGTGAAATGATTGAGCTGGCATTTAAACAACGCCTTGACCTTGAAATAGAACCCGTGATAGAACTATACAGTACCGAGTCTATCAAAGAAGCGGTTAGGGTGGGTTTAGGCATTGCCTTGGTCTCAAAGCTCGCGGTAGAAACCTTACCCCCCACAATTCGTTGGCGTAGTCTGGCCGAAGATGATCGGATTATCCGCCCCCTATCTATGTTATTACCTGATCTTGGGCACAACACCCATTGGATTCGTGCATTTATTGGCTAA
- a CDS encoding MOSC domain-containing protein yields MKKVGTIKEIWRYPVKGMAGEKINSCFMDAFGLRGDHLFAVRDTDRKEIQSCKFRPNLLQCIASYTNANDALSDKSFTIRFPDGTALASDSEEMNDKISALLGHASTLESLRPANETEFYKRYKKDDYTWLDELKATFVREPGEPLPDFTDLPQDFIDYVTQLGTFFLVSPFHIITTASIAHLKNLQPNADWDIRRFRPNIVIEPVDGELGLQEQDWIGKQLKVGGISIDCSSPAPRCGAVTRQQQGLDADKSMLRTIIKEADQNLGIYGDISHGGNIQVGDDVYLA; encoded by the coding sequence ATGAAAAAGGTTGGCACTATCAAGGAAATTTGGCGTTACCCGGTTAAAGGAATGGCGGGCGAAAAGATTAATAGCTGTTTTATGGACGCTTTCGGTTTACGAGGTGACCATCTTTTTGCGGTTCGTGATACCGACAGAAAAGAAATACAAAGCTGTAAGTTCAGGCCGAACTTACTTCAATGTATAGCCAGCTATACAAACGCTAACGACGCATTAAGCGATAAAAGCTTCACGATCCGCTTTCCAGATGGAACAGCATTAGCGTCAGATTCCGAAGAGATGAACGATAAAATCTCAGCATTACTGGGGCATGCATCCACACTAGAGTCGCTGAGACCTGCTAATGAAACGGAGTTCTACAAGCGATATAAAAAAGACGACTATACTTGGTTGGATGAATTGAAAGCTACCTTTGTGCGAGAGCCGGGTGAACCCTTGCCAGACTTTACCGATCTGCCACAAGACTTTATAGATTATGTCACGCAACTGGGTACTTTTTTTCTTGTTTCACCCTTTCACATCATTACAACCGCATCAATAGCACACCTTAAAAATCTTCAGCCTAATGCGGATTGGGATATAAGACGCTTTCGTCCCAATATTGTGATTGAACCCGTAGACGGTGAACTTGGTTTGCAGGAGCAAGATTGGATTGGCAAACAACTGAAGGTAGGGGGTATCAGTATTGATTGCTCGTCACCAGCACCGCGTTGTGGTGCTGTGACACGTCAGCAGCAAGGGCTTGATGCCGACAAATCAATGCTGCGTACCATCATCAAAGAGGCAGACCAAAACCTCGGTATTTATGGTGATATCAGCCATGGCGGTAACATACAGGTTGGAGATGACGTCTATTTGGCTTAA
- a CDS encoding TIGR01621 family pseudouridine synthase, translated as MPHKKNEPYVQIIYQNEHFVLVDKPAGMNFHSEDEAGLAVVVKQQLQAGDNKDLELYPVHRLDKMTSGLVLFALTKEAAKAFQKMFENRGLDKFYLAISTEKPKKKQGWVKGDMQPARRGSWKLVTTQENPAVTRFISVSIGANQRLFLVKPLTGKTHQIRVALKSLGAPIAGDERYQKLEQAKLEDRGYLHAFALRFTLLGEDYAFSLLPSIGERFVSGTCIEQMKLWREPWMILESKS; from the coding sequence ATGCCCCATAAGAAGAATGAACCCTATGTGCAAATCATTTATCAAAACGAACATTTTGTCTTGGTAGATAAACCCGCAGGTATGAATTTCCACAGCGAAGATGAAGCGGGGCTGGCAGTCGTGGTCAAACAACAATTGCAGGCAGGTGACAACAAAGATCTAGAGCTTTACCCTGTACATCGGTTGGATAAGATGACGTCGGGTTTAGTGCTGTTTGCTCTTACCAAAGAAGCCGCAAAAGCCTTTCAGAAGATGTTTGAAAACCGTGGTTTGGATAAGTTTTATTTGGCTATCTCAACCGAAAAACCAAAAAAGAAACAAGGGTGGGTGAAAGGCGATATGCAACCAGCCAGACGCGGCAGTTGGAAGTTGGTGACCACGCAAGAGAATCCAGCGGTTACAAGATTCATCAGTGTAAGCATTGGTGCAAACCAACGTTTGTTTTTGGTCAAGCCGCTTACCGGAAAGACGCATCAGATACGTGTAGCATTAAAGAGTTTGGGAGCGCCTATCGCTGGAGATGAACGTTATCAGAAGCTTGAGCAAGCCAAGCTAGAAGATAGGGGGTACTTGCATGCCTTTGCTTTACGTTTTACACTTTTGGGTGAAGACTATGCTTTCAGTTTGTTACCTTCTATCGGAGAACGATTTGTTTCAGGCACTTGCATTGAACAAATGAAACTTTGGCGAGAACCTTGGATGATTTTAGAATCAAAAAGCTAA
- a CDS encoding protein-tyrosine phosphatase family protein encodes MQIEQPELYPICELGKGKLFMMPKPRNESLEADITFYKENGVTKVVSLLCAPEIEVLEMAAEPDVCDNFDIAFENFQIKDLETPSLADLQTLNQRLKQEMEQGHSLAVHCHGGRGRSSIVAITLMVEFGLDVETARDMASEARGCAVPVNDLQLDFVRAYKPTTEN; translated from the coding sequence ATGCAAATCGAACAACCAGAACTCTACCCTATTTGCGAACTAGGCAAAGGCAAGCTGTTTATGATGCCCAAGCCACGAAATGAAAGCCTTGAAGCCGATATTACCTTCTATAAAGAAAACGGTGTCACCAAGGTCGTTAGCCTGCTTTGTGCGCCAGAAATCGAAGTGCTTGAAATGGCTGCCGAACCTGATGTTTGCGACAACTTTGATATAGCCTTTGAAAACTTTCAAATCAAAGACCTCGAAACCCCCAGCCTGGCAGATTTACAAACCTTAAACCAACGCCTTAAACAAGAGATGGAACAAGGCCATAGCTTGGCGGTACATTGTCATGGTGGTCGTGGGCGTAGCAGTATCGTTGCAATTACCCTAATGGTAGAGTTTGGATTGGATGTTGAAACCGCCAGAGATATGGCGTCTGAAGCAAGGGGCTGTGCTGTGCCGGTAAATGATTTGCAACTCGATTTTGTAAGAGCTTACAAACCGACAACTGAAAATTAA
- a CDS encoding TIGR01458 family HAD-type hydrolase has product MSHHQEHINILENVKAIFLDLSGVLYEGHRLIEGAVQTVQWLRGQGYVLRFVTNTATKSHHMILQELLDMGFSLEESELFTAPQAAKNYIVSHQLKPYCILHPNLMPEFSELQSDQPNCVLLGDAQDELNYNNLNQAFRLIEDGCPLIGIGKNKYFMSHDGLKLDAGVFIHALEWASGTEAIIMGKPDHHFFHEVVASTGFQPEECLMIGDDVIGDVKGAIDAGLKACLVKTGKFKEVDLNLLPQKAYVIYSIQGLK; this is encoded by the coding sequence ATGTCACACCATCAAGAACACATCAACATTCTAGAAAACGTAAAAGCCATCTTTCTTGACCTAAGTGGCGTGCTTTACGAAGGGCATCGGCTGATAGAAGGTGCCGTGCAAACCGTACAATGGTTGCGTGGCCAAGGCTATGTACTGCGTTTTGTCACCAATACCGCCACTAAATCGCACCACATGATTCTGCAAGAGCTTTTAGACATGGGCTTTAGCTTAGAAGAATCCGAGCTGTTTACCGCGCCCCAAGCCGCGAAAAACTATATTGTTTCACACCAGCTCAAACCCTACTGTATTCTGCACCCTAACCTCATGCCCGAGTTTTCGGAACTGCAATCAGACCAACCCAATTGCGTACTGCTTGGCGATGCGCAAGACGAACTCAACTACAACAACCTCAACCAAGCCTTTCGCTTGATAGAAGACGGCTGCCCACTTATCGGCATAGGCAAAAACAAATACTTTATGAGTCACGACGGATTAAAACTCGATGCAGGCGTGTTTATTCATGCATTGGAATGGGCGAGCGGCACCGAAGCCATTATCATGGGCAAACCTGACCACCACTTTTTTCACGAAGTGGTCGCTTCCACCGGCTTTCAGCCAGAAGAATGCCTAATGATTGGTGATGATGTGATTGGTGATGTTAAAGGTGCGATTGATGCGGGGTTAAAAGCCTGCTTGGTTAAGACGGGGAAATTTAAAGAAGTGGATTTAAACCTATTACCCCAAAAAGCTTACGTTATTTACTCTATTCAAGGTTTAAAGTGA
- the glgC gene encoding glucose-1-phosphate adenylyltransferase gives MKYYCDTKTETDLTKNTLALVLAGGEGSRLKDLTKWRAKPAVPFGGKYRIIDFVLSNCVNSGIRKIGVLTQYKSHSLIRHVQRAWSFMRYEVGEFVELLPAQQRVDKDWYKGTADALFQNLDIMRRHTPEYVLVLGGDHIYSMDYSKMLMAHVASAADVTIGCIEVPVEEAKGFGVMSVDRNLTITKFTEKPAEPDTLPGKPDTALASMGIYVFSREFLFQKLIEDYDNLNSSHDFGKDIIPSVIEDWRVKAFPFVDDDEKPVYWRDVGTIESFWKANLDFCSISPELNLYDQDWPIWTYQAQMPPAKFTFDDDGRRGEAIDSMIAGGCIISGARIKRSVISSGGRVHSYSLIKDSVLLPRVEVGRHCRIQNAVIDKGTVIPDGMIIGEDPVADAERFYVEPSSGIVLVTPDMLGQRLHITR, from the coding sequence ATGAAGTATTATTGTGATACCAAGACTGAAACCGATTTAACGAAAAATACTTTAGCATTGGTTTTGGCTGGTGGAGAAGGAAGCCGCCTAAAAGACTTAACGAAATGGCGTGCTAAGCCGGCAGTTCCATTTGGAGGAAAATATCGCATTATCGATTTTGTGTTATCTAATTGTGTGAACTCAGGGATTCGTAAAATTGGTGTGTTGACCCAATATAAATCACATTCATTAATACGCCATGTACAACGTGCTTGGTCTTTTATGCGTTATGAAGTGGGGGAGTTTGTTGAACTTTTACCCGCACAACAACGTGTTGATAAAGACTGGTATAAGGGTACGGCAGATGCTTTGTTTCAGAATCTTGATATCATGCGTCGCCACACGCCAGAGTATGTTTTAGTACTTGGTGGTGATCATATTTACTCTATGGATTACAGCAAAATGCTGATGGCACATGTTGCTTCGGCAGCGGATGTGACCATTGGCTGTATTGAGGTACCCGTTGAAGAGGCGAAAGGATTCGGGGTCATGTCGGTTGACCGTAATTTAACCATTACTAAATTTACCGAAAAACCAGCTGAACCAGATACCCTTCCGGGTAAGCCGGATACTGCGCTTGCTTCTATGGGGATTTATGTATTCTCAAGAGAGTTTTTATTCCAAAAGCTGATTGAAGATTATGACAACCTTAATTCAAGTCATGACTTTGGAAAAGACATAATTCCATCAGTAATTGAAGATTGGCGAGTTAAGGCTTTTCCATTTGTGGATGATGATGAAAAACCGGTTTATTGGCGTGATGTAGGTACCATAGAGTCATTCTGGAAGGCAAATTTAGATTTTTGCAGTATCTCGCCGGAATTAAATTTGTATGATCAAGACTGGCCGATATGGACTTATCAAGCCCAAATGCCACCTGCCAAGTTCACTTTTGATGATGATGGTCGCCGAGGCGAGGCCATTGACTCCATGATTGCTGGGGGGTGCATTATTTCAGGTGCCAGAATCAAGCGCTCTGTTATTTCAAGTGGTGGGCGAGTGCATAGTTATAGCCTAATTAAAGATTCTGTCTTGTTACCAAGAGTAGAGGTTGGTAGGCATTGTCGCATTCAAAATGCAGTAATCGATAAGGGAACCGTCATTCCTGATGGCATGATCATAGGAGAGGATCCTGTTGCCGATGCGGAGCGTTTCTATGTAGAGCCCAGTTCAGGCATTGTATTGGTAACACCGGATATGTTGGGTCAAAGACTTCATATAACACGTTAG